DNA sequence from the Blastomonas fulva genome:
GGCTCGCGCTGGAGCAGGCGGTGGAGCGTGCTCGGCTGTTCGTCCGGCTGGCGCTGCGCGACGCACCCGCGCTGGTCGCGGTCAATGGACCCATGGGCCACCAACACGTGCGCAATGATGCGCTGGCACCCGGCTGGAACCTCAACCAGATCACCCTGGGCGCGACCGATTACGCCTCCTCGGTCACCTTCTACCGCGCGCTGGGGCTGGTTCAGATCGTCGACAGCCCTGACAATGGCTATGCCCGGTTCGAGGCAGGCAACGGTGCAACGCTCTCGGTCCATGTCGGCGAAGCTGCAGGCGGGGCGATGGCGTATCTCGAATGCGCGGATCTTGACGCGCGCGTCTTGGCGCTCGCATCGGAAGGGTTCGCGATCGACCAGATGCCGCACGACGAGAGCTGGGGCTGGCGCGAGGCAACGCTGTGCGACCCGGCGGGCAATGTCCTGTGCCTCTATTTCGGTGGCGAGAACCGGCGCTATCCGCCCTGGCGCATCGCAACCGAATGAGGCGCACCCCGTAATTGCTGCGAGCGCCCACGCTTTGGCCCTTTACCCGCACCGGCAATTGCCCATATGCGTTGCGGCAAGCGTTCCAACCTTCCCAAACAGGAGATGACCCATGGCTTTCGTCCTTCCCCCGCTTCCCTTCGACAAGACTGCTTTCGGCGACGTGATGTCGGCTGAAACCTTCGACTATCACCACGGCAAGCACCACAACGCCTATGTCGGCAAGGCGAACGACATGGTGAAGGGCACGGACCTCGAAGGCGCGAGCCTCTCCAAGGTCATCGTCGCCGCCAAGGACAAGGGCAACAAGGGCCTGTTCAACAACGCCGCGCAGATCTGGAACCACACCTTCTTCTGGCATTGCCTCAGCCCCGAAGCGCAGACCATCCCCGGCTCGCTCGAAGAGCGCATCAACGCCGATTTCGGTTCGGTCGCCGACATGAAGGACAAGCTGAAGGCAGAAGCCGTCGGCCATTTCGGCAGCGGCTGGGCGTGGCTGGTGCTCAACGGCGACAAGCTGGAAATCACCTCGCTGCACGACGCGGATTCGCCCGTGGCGCACGACGGCATGAAGCCGCTGCTGACGCTCGATGTGTGGGAACACGCTTATTACATCGACTACCGCAACGCGCGCCCGGATTACCTGAGCACTGTGCTCGACAAGGCGATCAACTGGGAATTCGTGGCGCAGAACCTCGACGGCAAGGGCACTGACCGCGCCGATCAGGAAGGTTGATCTAGACCGAGATTTCCAACCCTGTCCTCCGGACTATCCGGGGGGCAGGGATGCTCAGATTGCGGCCTGTTCCGAATTCAGCGGTGGCCCCGAAATGATCAGAGCCTGCAACCGAGAATTTGCAAGGCTCGCCTCGGCGCACTCGACCAGCGTGGCGACTGTCGCCTTGTCGCCATCGACCATGGCATTTTCGATGATCACCTCGACGGCGGCGTCGCCGATCCGCTTGGCGGTTTCGAGCGCGGCTGCGGGCGTCAGCACGATATGCATGTCTGATGGCCCATGGACATGGACCGAAGGGCCCTCGGCCTCGGCGCGGCTTGCCTGATCATAGATTTTGCCGGGGTAGGCGGTGGCATCGGCCTGCCGTATGATCCATTCGCGCGCAAATTCCATAGAAGCGAAAATCTGCGTGTCGGGCTCGCGCAGATGCCGCGCATGCAGGCGCGACGCGCCGAACGAGGAAACCACGGCGATCCGCTCCGGCCTGAGGTCACCTAGCCGCGCTTCCATCCTGCGCAGGGCCCGGGCAACGTTGCGCTCCTGCGGCCATGTTCCGCCGATATCGACGATCAGACCCCTGGTCTTGCCCGACAGGCGCAGCTGCATCAGTTCCTGGCGAAAGGCGATTTCGTGCGCGGCCACTGTCTCGACCGACCACTGGCCGGTGCGCGTCACCGTAAGCAAAGGAATGCCC
Encoded proteins:
- a CDS encoding superoxide dismutase — its product is MAFVLPPLPFDKTAFGDVMSAETFDYHHGKHHNAYVGKANDMVKGTDLEGASLSKVIVAAKDKGNKGLFNNAAQIWNHTFFWHCLSPEAQTIPGSLEERINADFGSVADMKDKLKAEAVGHFGSGWAWLVLNGDKLEITSLHDADSPVAHDGMKPLLTLDVWEHAYYIDYRNARPDYLSTVLDKAINWEFVAQNLDGKGTDRADQEG